A portion of the Halobacillus ihumii genome contains these proteins:
- a CDS encoding penicillin-binding transpeptidase domain-containing protein gives MRSALVSLLIILCIGLVGCSEQPNPETTFKKYMKAWENQKYENMYALLGEESKAQVKKEDFVERYKTIYEGIQANNLKVTYSLPEEEVEYKQDEPANFDYNVSMETLAGSIEFSHKAKLTFEEGEEAEKWGISWNPSMIFAGMEKGDEISAQVLKPERGEIFGVNGQGLAVNGTVVNVGLVPDWMEEDAEQMKEKLAELLDISVETINEKLDQSWVQTTSFVPLTSIQSDNEDLIEKIKPLKGTKFQEKTARVYPLGKAAAHLTGYVGSISAEQLEERKGKGYTSTSTIGKAGLELVLEEKLRGQAGGVVAIVGSEGNQREVLAKQEAVDGKDVTLTIDAEVQKSVYNQLKGNAGSSAAIHPQTGEVKALVSTPAYDPNQFILGMTSEQYSELQNDPQKPLTNRFNNTYAPGSTFKPITAAIGLETEAIDPAEEMSIPDRSFSKEGWGDYSVNRVESANVDKSVNLRDALVRSDNIYFARTILEIGGETFLEEAKDFGFSEEIPFTYPITPSQITGKDGFGNEIELADTGYGQGEVEMSTLHLALTYTPFVTNGILLDPVLMKDEEASTAWHENVVSKETAAILRKDLKQVVNNPEGSGYEPQIEGLSLAGKTGTAELKKSQDAEGQENGWFVAWNTDDPRLLVAMMIENVQNGSHEVVPKVKNVFQEQLQ, from the coding sequence ATGAGAAGCGCACTGGTATCATTATTGATTATCTTATGCATAGGACTTGTCGGCTGTTCCGAACAGCCGAATCCAGAAACAACCTTTAAGAAGTATATGAAGGCATGGGAAAATCAAAAATATGAAAACATGTATGCATTGCTTGGTGAAGAGTCTAAGGCTCAAGTTAAAAAAGAGGATTTTGTAGAGCGTTACAAGACAATTTATGAAGGAATTCAGGCGAACAACCTCAAGGTTACATATAGTCTGCCCGAGGAAGAGGTTGAGTATAAACAAGATGAACCTGCGAACTTTGATTACAATGTGAGCATGGAAACGCTGGCCGGGTCGATCGAATTTTCCCATAAGGCCAAGCTTACCTTTGAAGAGGGGGAAGAGGCAGAGAAGTGGGGCATAAGCTGGAATCCTTCGATGATTTTTGCCGGAATGGAGAAAGGGGACGAAATCTCCGCCCAAGTGTTGAAGCCGGAACGAGGGGAGATCTTTGGTGTAAATGGTCAGGGGCTGGCTGTAAATGGCACGGTTGTGAACGTTGGACTCGTTCCTGACTGGATGGAAGAAGATGCTGAACAAATGAAGGAAAAGCTGGCTGAACTGTTGGATATCTCCGTTGAAACGATTAACGAGAAGCTAGATCAATCATGGGTTCAAACAACCTCCTTTGTTCCACTTACTTCTATTCAAAGTGATAATGAAGACCTTATTGAAAAAATAAAGCCATTGAAGGGTACGAAATTTCAAGAGAAAACCGCTCGCGTCTATCCTTTAGGAAAAGCGGCAGCTCATTTGACGGGTTATGTCGGGTCGATTTCAGCAGAGCAGCTGGAAGAGCGAAAAGGTAAAGGATATACGTCGACCAGCACGATTGGAAAAGCGGGTCTTGAACTTGTGCTTGAGGAAAAACTGCGCGGTCAAGCTGGCGGAGTTGTAGCGATCGTAGGTAGTGAGGGCAATCAACGTGAAGTGTTAGCGAAACAGGAAGCTGTTGACGGAAAAGATGTGACACTGACGATAGATGCAGAGGTGCAAAAGTCTGTGTACAATCAATTAAAAGGCAATGCTGGCTCCTCTGCAGCGATTCACCCCCAAACTGGTGAGGTGAAAGCACTTGTCAGCACACCTGCGTATGATCCTAATCAATTTATCTTAGGAATGACATCTGAACAATATTCCGAGCTACAAAATGATCCACAGAAGCCATTGACAAACCGTTTTAATAACACGTATGCCCCCGGCTCTACATTCAAGCCAATTACGGCCGCAATTGGTTTAGAGACGGAAGCCATTGATCCTGCCGAAGAGATGTCGATTCCTGATCGCTCCTTTTCTAAAGAAGGCTGGGGAGATTACTCTGTAAACCGGGTCGAGAGTGCGAACGTAGATAAGTCTGTTAATCTGCGGGATGCGTTAGTTCGTTCGGATAATATTTATTTTGCCCGCACGATTCTTGAAATTGGCGGTGAAACCTTCCTAGAAGAAGCGAAGGATTTTGGATTCTCAGAGGAGATTCCATTCACCTATCCGATTACCCCTTCGCAAATTACAGGGAAAGACGGATTTGGTAACGAAATTGAACTGGCTGACACGGGGTACGGCCAAGGAGAAGTGGAAATGAGTACACTGCATCTGGCTCTTACCTATACTCCCTTTGTGACAAATGGGATTCTGCTTGACCCCGTTCTTATGAAAGACGAGGAAGCAAGCACAGCCTGGCATGAAAATGTGGTCAGTAAAGAAACCGCTGCGATTCTTCGTAAAGACTTGAAGCAAGTCGTTAATAATCCGGAAGGCTCAGGGTATGAACCTCAAATTGAAGGGCTTAGCTTGGCAGGAAAGACAGGAACAGCAGAGCTGAAGAAATCTCAAGATGCCGAGGGACAGGAAAACGGCTGGTTTGTCGCCTGGAATACGGACGATCCTCGTTTGCTTGTTGCGATGATGATTGAAAATGTACAGAATGGCAGCCATGAGGTTGTTCCCAAAGTAAAAAATGTATTTCAAGAACAGCTGCAATAG
- the rsgA gene encoding ribosome small subunit-dependent GTPase A, producing MNHFFVHDFFKQQVKEDALIGRITRASQEIYTVRTKTNSYTGTLSGKFRYEAEQSHLWPAIGDWIVYEPYDQNKARVHRVLNRRTVLSRKAAGTGNDEQIIAANVDVVFIVTSLIKEFNVQRIERYVMQVYESGARPVIVCTKQDLCEDVMGKLAQVERHAPGVPVYTVNNLDGSGVDELKQELITGETISLIGSSGVGKSTLLNRLMGEVVQQTNQVREEDGRGRHTTTHRELFSLPNGTVVIDTPGMRELQLWGETANVDATFSDIENLSQQCKFRDCSHDKEPGCAVTKAIDDGGLASDRLKNYNKLLREVERLNLKEKYGTHRTNRILHGPKSK from the coding sequence GTGAATCATTTTTTTGTACATGACTTTTTTAAGCAACAAGTAAAAGAAGACGCTCTTATCGGGAGAATTACGAGGGCATCGCAAGAGATTTATACGGTACGGACGAAGACGAACTCCTATACAGGCACCTTGTCGGGCAAATTCCGCTATGAGGCGGAGCAATCGCATCTGTGGCCGGCTATAGGTGATTGGATCGTTTATGAGCCCTATGATCAAAATAAAGCCAGAGTTCATCGCGTGTTAAACAGGCGTACCGTATTATCACGCAAAGCTGCTGGGACGGGAAATGACGAGCAGATTATCGCGGCGAACGTGGATGTCGTATTTATTGTCACGTCACTAATCAAGGAATTTAATGTCCAGCGGATCGAGCGTTACGTGATGCAAGTGTATGAGAGCGGGGCAAGACCAGTGATCGTCTGCACGAAACAGGACTTATGTGAAGATGTCATGGGAAAACTTGCTCAAGTTGAACGGCATGCTCCAGGAGTTCCTGTCTATACCGTGAACAACCTCGATGGTAGTGGAGTTGATGAGCTGAAACAAGAATTGATAACGGGAGAAACGATCTCACTGATTGGATCTTCTGGTGTTGGCAAATCGACGCTTCTGAATCGGCTGATGGGGGAAGTCGTCCAACAGACGAATCAAGTCAGGGAAGAAGATGGCCGCGGCCGTCATACGACAACGCACCGCGAGTTATTCTCACTGCCAAACGGAACGGTGGTCATCGACACACCAGGGATGAGAGAATTACAGCTCTGGGGTGAAACCGCCAATGTCGATGCAACGTTTTCCGACATTGAGAACTTGAGTCAGCAGTGTAAATTCCGTGATTGTTCGCATGACAAGGAACCAGGCTGCGCGGTGACGAAAGCGATCGATGATGGTGGGCTGGCATCAGATCGTTTGAAAAATTATAATAAACTGCTTCGTGAAGTGGAACGATTGAATTTGAAGGAAAAATACGGCACTCATCGGACGAATCGGATCCTTCATGGGCCTAAAAGTAAATAA
- a CDS encoding long-chain-fatty-acid--CoA ligase — MINRVWTKHYPEHIKSEVEIPNLPLTSILQQAIDRFPDNPALSFYGNEITYKELGFQTGAFASALQHNDVVKGDRVAIMLPNCPHYVISYYGTLKAGAVVTQVNPMLVGRELQHILSDSGAETIVIYAPLLPVLEKVKHNTSIKNVIVVEFNGKYKPVNDEREFSAFLQESNGALKAVSINPAEDLAVLQYTGGTTGRSKGAMLTHRNVVANVVQTNEFFKDEVVMGQERYLTVIPLFHVFGMTSCMNLSILTGSTNIMLPRFELEEVLQTIKKEQPTFFPGVPTMYVAITNHPKAEEYGIDSIRVCNSGSAPMPQELMRNFEAKTGAKVFEGYGLSETSPVAHCNPLFAERKPGSVGIGVPSTDYKIVDVGEGIEEVPAGETGEVIIRGPQVMKGYWNMPEETALALRDGWLYTGDIARVDDEGYLYIIDRKKDLIIASGYNIYPRDVEEVLYEHEAVQEAVVVGVPDPYRGETVRAVVVLKEGQSAAEEELIAFCRQNMAAFKVPREVEFRKELPKSNVGKILRRSIREEATKKV; from the coding sequence ATGATAAACAGAGTGTGGACAAAACATTATCCTGAGCATATTAAGAGTGAAGTCGAGATTCCGAATCTACCGCTTACCAGCATACTGCAGCAGGCTATCGATCGTTTTCCAGATAATCCAGCGCTATCTTTTTATGGGAATGAAATCACGTATAAAGAGTTAGGATTCCAAACAGGTGCTTTTGCGTCTGCATTGCAGCACAACGATGTCGTCAAAGGGGATCGCGTGGCGATTATGCTTCCGAACTGTCCCCATTATGTGATCAGTTATTACGGGACGTTGAAAGCTGGTGCTGTAGTCACGCAAGTGAACCCGATGCTTGTAGGCCGAGAGCTGCAGCATATATTATCAGATTCTGGAGCCGAAACGATCGTGATCTATGCTCCGCTCTTACCAGTTCTTGAGAAGGTAAAGCACAACACGTCTATCAAAAATGTAATTGTTGTTGAATTCAATGGTAAGTATAAGCCCGTAAATGATGAAAGGGAGTTTTCTGCTTTTTTACAGGAATCTAACGGAGCACTGAAAGCTGTGTCGATCAACCCTGCTGAGGATCTCGCTGTCCTGCAATATACAGGAGGCACAACGGGGCGCTCAAAAGGGGCTATGCTCACACACCGGAATGTAGTGGCGAATGTTGTACAGACGAATGAATTTTTCAAAGACGAAGTGGTCATGGGACAAGAGCGATATTTGACGGTGATTCCACTTTTTCACGTGTTTGGCATGACGTCCTGTATGAACTTGTCGATCCTCACGGGGTCAACGAACATTATGCTGCCGCGCTTTGAGCTTGAGGAAGTGCTGCAAACGATTAAGAAAGAGCAGCCCACCTTCTTCCCTGGAGTACCGACGATGTATGTGGCGATCACTAACCATCCAAAAGCCGAGGAATATGGCATTGACAGCATTCGTGTGTGCAATAGCGGCAGTGCCCCAATGCCGCAGGAGTTAATGCGCAATTTTGAAGCGAAAACGGGTGCGAAGGTTTTCGAAGGTTACGGTTTATCCGAAACTTCTCCTGTAGCGCATTGTAATCCACTGTTTGCCGAGCGAAAGCCTGGAAGTGTTGGAATCGGTGTACCGTCCACAGACTACAAAATCGTTGATGTTGGCGAGGGAATTGAAGAGGTGCCTGCGGGGGAAACGGGGGAAGTGATTATCCGCGGACCGCAAGTTATGAAAGGGTATTGGAACATGCCAGAGGAAACGGCTCTTGCCCTTCGTGACGGCTGGCTTTACACAGGAGACATTGCCCGTGTTGACGATGAAGGGTATTTGTACATTATTGATCGCAAAAAAGACTTGATTATTGCAAGCGGCTATAACATTTATCCACGTGATGTCGAAGAAGTCCTGTATGAGCATGAAGCGGTACAGGAAGCCGTGGTTGTCGGTGTTCCTGACCCTTATCGTGGTGAAACTGTGCGTGCGGTCGTTGTGTTAAAAGAAGGGCAATCAGCAGCAGAAGAGGAGTTGATTGCCTTTTGCCGGCAAAATATGGCTGCCTTTAAAGTGCCTCGCGAGGTTGAATTTCGGAAGGAGCTTCCGAAATCGAATGTGGGTAAAATATTAAGAAGAAGTATTAGAGAGGAAGCAACGAAAAAGGTATAA
- a CDS encoding tartrate dehydrogenase — protein sequence MKHYKIAVIPGDGIGKEVVPLTLDILQQAAELYGDVRFDFTEFPWGCDFYQKYGMMMEEDGIEQLDKFDAILLGAVGDPRLVPDHISLWGLLIKIRREMDQSLNIRPAKYFKGLASPLAAPKEFDIMVCRENSEGEYSEVGGRIHKGADEVAIQNAVFTRKATERVMRYGFQLAAQRKGKLTSATKSNGIVHSMPFWDSVFAEVSPEFPEIKANQNHIDALAAFLVSKPQEFDVIVASNLFGDILTDIGGAIMGSIGIAPAANLNITGEHPSMFEPVHGSAPDIYGKGIANPIGQIWTAKMMLDHLGEVNMGASLLQAIEETTAAGIKTGDIGGQASTEEVAKEIGKRLKVTPDRE from the coding sequence ATGAAACATTACAAGATTGCTGTTATCCCTGGGGACGGGATTGGTAAAGAAGTTGTCCCGTTAACACTCGATATTCTGCAGCAGGCAGCTGAATTATATGGTGATGTAAGGTTTGATTTTACTGAGTTTCCATGGGGTTGTGATTTTTATCAAAAATACGGCATGATGATGGAGGAAGACGGCATAGAGCAGCTCGACAAGTTTGATGCGATTCTGCTCGGGGCTGTCGGTGATCCCCGTTTAGTTCCGGACCACATTTCGTTGTGGGGATTGCTGATTAAAATACGCAGGGAGATGGATCAATCCTTGAACATTCGTCCAGCCAAATATTTTAAAGGTTTGGCTTCACCCCTGGCAGCTCCAAAAGAATTCGACATTATGGTCTGTAGAGAAAATAGCGAAGGAGAGTATAGTGAAGTTGGCGGACGGATACATAAGGGAGCAGATGAAGTCGCCATTCAAAACGCTGTTTTCACTCGAAAAGCTACGGAACGGGTGATGAGATACGGATTTCAACTGGCCGCACAACGAAAAGGTAAATTAACAAGTGCCACGAAATCAAATGGGATTGTTCACTCCATGCCATTTTGGGATTCAGTTTTTGCCGAGGTGAGTCCAGAGTTTCCAGAGATTAAAGCTAATCAGAATCATATTGATGCGCTGGCCGCGTTTCTTGTTTCGAAACCGCAGGAATTTGATGTGATTGTCGCCAGCAATTTATTTGGCGATATTTTGACGGATATCGGTGGTGCGATTATGGGCAGTATCGGGATAGCTCCGGCGGCGAATCTGAATATTACCGGAGAGCATCCTTCGATGTTCGAGCCGGTTCATGGATCGGCTCCGGATATTTATGGAAAAGGGATCGCCAATCCAATTGGTCAGATTTGGACTGCTAAGATGATGCTTGACCATCTGGGAGAAGTCAATATGGGAGCCAGCCTATTACAAGCTATTGAGGAGACAACAGCTGCCGGAATTAAAACGGGCGATATTGGCGGTCAGGCCTCCACGGAAGAGGTCGCAAAAGAAATAGGAAAACGGCTTAAAGTAACACCTGATAGAGAATAA
- a CDS encoding MFS transporter encodes MKKKKWDLIALASIPLVMTLGNSMLIPVLPIIEKQIGISAFQSSLIITVYSVVAILLIPIAGYLSDKIGRKKVIIPSLIITGIGGAVSAFAAWKMEDPYFLILVGRFLQGIGAAGAFPVVIPTVGDMFDDEKQVSEGLGLIETSNTFGKVLSPVIGALLAVIIWYIPFASIPILSLLSILLVMKFVKVPKNDEKKETRFSEFIKSVKKVFHDNGRWVISIFMIGCINMFVLFGFLFHLSSILEDEYNVTGVYKGLLLGIPLLFLCIASYISGKKIGENKVVMKWAIVLGNGGTGASLFFMKHDTNLVMLITLLSVAGIGIGLSLPGLDALITEGVEKDVRGTVTSLYSSMRFLGVAAGPPVIAIFMDRFPDMLYLSLACLSVIAALVTLIAVRPSSSEKETQVSVEQ; translated from the coding sequence ATGAAGAAGAAAAAGTGGGATCTCATTGCGTTAGCATCCATTCCTCTGGTTATGACCTTGGGTAATTCCATGTTAATACCAGTTTTGCCTATCATTGAAAAACAAATTGGTATTTCCGCTTTTCAATCTAGTTTAATTATAACTGTGTACTCGGTCGTGGCCATTTTACTTATCCCGATTGCCGGTTATTTGTCGGATAAGATCGGCAGAAAGAAAGTCATTATACCTAGTTTAATTATTACTGGGATAGGCGGAGCCGTCTCAGCCTTTGCTGCATGGAAAATGGAAGATCCCTATTTCTTAATTTTAGTCGGGAGATTTTTGCAAGGAATCGGTGCTGCTGGAGCGTTTCCAGTTGTGATTCCGACTGTTGGGGATATGTTTGATGATGAGAAGCAAGTGAGCGAAGGGTTGGGATTGATTGAAACATCCAATACGTTCGGAAAGGTACTCAGCCCTGTAATTGGTGCTTTATTAGCTGTTATCATTTGGTATATTCCATTTGCCTCCATTCCGATCTTATCGCTGCTGTCGATCCTGTTAGTAATGAAATTCGTCAAAGTACCGAAGAATGATGAAAAGAAGGAGACGCGATTTTCTGAGTTTATAAAATCCGTGAAAAAAGTATTTCATGATAATGGGCGATGGGTCATATCGATTTTCATGATTGGCTGCATTAATATGTTTGTCTTATTTGGCTTTCTATTTCACCTATCTTCCATACTTGAAGATGAATATAATGTGACGGGTGTTTACAAAGGATTGCTGCTTGGAATCCCGTTGTTATTTTTATGTATTGCCTCATACATTTCCGGTAAGAAAATTGGAGAAAATAAAGTCGTCATGAAATGGGCGATTGTCCTCGGTAATGGAGGTACTGGAGCGTCACTTTTTTTCATGAAACATGATACAAACTTAGTGATGCTGATCACTTTATTGTCGGTGGCCGGAATTGGGATAGGATTGTCATTGCCAGGGCTTGATGCTTTAATCACAGAAGGAGTAGAAAAAGACGTGCGAGGGACTGTTACGTCGTTATACAGCAGTATGCGGTTCCTTGGAGTGGCAGCAGGTCCGCCTGTTATCGCGATTTTTATGGACAGGTTCCCTGATATGCTCTACCTCAGTTTGGCGTGTTTAAGCGTGATCGCTGCGTTAGTCACACTGATTGCCGTTCGACCATCATCTTCTGAGAAGGAGACACAAGTTTCTGTAGAACAGTAA
- a CDS encoding M4 family metallopeptidase, whose translation MKKRKVLPVAVLSSALFVGAFAPTQAFAVQPTGPSDVSVESMAAQFQKSKGNKPIFVVEKQADKQQVTKANAKAAVKHLAKNKDTFKIKNPQASFKPGQVKKDDLGMTHVTLQQTKNGVPVEGGQVIVHYDEENTVQSVSGHFNHGVEETELSIQAKLTKKQALTKAKEEVDAPEQLPYTPSSELVIYPFKDQNQLAYKVNVNFLGNEPGNWYVFVDAKSGEVIDKYNALMHADGFKTATGSGLGVLGDHRKLHITHKNDKTDDKKGTQFYLYDNTHENLDGIYTYDMKNSWGSEDFTLPGVLYSNNSASFKDDYDRAAVDAHYNSEEVYEYFLEEHDRNSLDGEGMAIKSSVHFGQNYNNAFWNGQQMTYGDGDGDFFISLSAGLDVAAHEMTHGVTTHSAGLQYRFQSGALNEAFSDIFGALVDEEDWEIGEDIMGEEAKASGRTSLRSLSNPSKYSVDPELVPYGNGEGKYPSHMDEYYDLPLDLDNGGVHINSSIINHAAYLTGEMIGKDKLGQIYYRALTVYLTPTSDFSHARQALIQSAIDIYGEGSTEVEATESGLNQVGITE comes from the coding sequence TTGAAAAAGAGAAAAGTTTTACCTGTAGCTGTACTGTCTTCTGCATTGTTTGTGGGAGCGTTTGCGCCAACACAGGCGTTTGCTGTTCAACCCACGGGTCCCTCTGATGTTTCTGTTGAATCGATGGCGGCACAATTTCAGAAGTCAAAAGGAAATAAGCCCATTTTTGTTGTAGAAAAACAAGCAGACAAGCAGCAAGTCACTAAAGCGAATGCGAAAGCGGCAGTGAAACATCTGGCGAAAAATAAAGACACATTCAAGATTAAGAATCCACAGGCAAGCTTTAAACCTGGACAAGTTAAGAAAGATGATCTGGGGATGACTCACGTGACTCTTCAGCAGACGAAGAATGGAGTCCCTGTAGAAGGAGGTCAAGTGATCGTTCACTATGATGAAGAAAATACCGTACAATCTGTAAGTGGTCATTTCAATCATGGTGTTGAAGAGACGGAGCTATCAATTCAGGCAAAACTTACTAAAAAGCAAGCCTTGACCAAAGCTAAAGAGGAAGTGGACGCGCCCGAGCAGCTGCCTTACACCCCATCAAGCGAGCTTGTCATCTATCCATTTAAAGATCAAAATCAGCTGGCTTATAAGGTAAACGTTAATTTTCTCGGCAATGAGCCAGGAAACTGGTATGTATTTGTAGACGCGAAGAGCGGCGAGGTAATTGATAAATATAATGCACTGATGCATGCAGATGGGTTTAAAACAGCAACAGGTTCTGGACTAGGAGTGCTGGGTGACCATCGGAAACTACATATCACTCATAAAAACGATAAAACTGATGACAAAAAAGGCACACAATTTTATTTATATGACAATACTCACGAGAACTTAGATGGAATCTATACCTATGATATGAAGAATTCATGGGGCAGCGAGGATTTCACACTTCCTGGTGTCCTTTACTCGAATAATAGCGCGTCCTTCAAAGATGATTATGACCGCGCAGCTGTCGATGCTCATTATAATTCGGAGGAAGTATATGAGTATTTTCTTGAAGAGCATGATCGAAACTCTTTGGATGGCGAAGGAATGGCGATTAAATCTTCCGTCCATTTCGGGCAAAATTATAATAATGCCTTCTGGAACGGCCAGCAAATGACTTATGGTGACGGAGATGGAGATTTCTTCATTTCCCTGTCTGCCGGACTTGACGTGGCCGCACACGAAATGACGCACGGCGTCACCACTCACTCAGCAGGGTTGCAATACCGCTTCCAATCCGGAGCTCTAAATGAGGCGTTCTCCGATATTTTTGGAGCATTAGTGGATGAAGAAGACTGGGAGATCGGGGAAGATATCATGGGTGAAGAAGCGAAAGCATCTGGCCGGACTTCCTTGCGCAGTCTGAGCAACCCGAGTAAATATTCCGTTGATCCAGAACTTGTTCCATATGGAAATGGGGAAGGGAAGTACCCTTCACACATGGACGAATATTACGATCTTCCTCTTGACCTGGACAACGGCGGGGTTCATATCAACTCGTCCATTATCAACCATGCTGCCTACCTGACCGGGGAAATGATTGGGAAGGACAAGCTCGGCCAAATCTATTACCGCGCTTTAACAGTTTACCTGACTCCAACTTCTGACTTTAGCCATGCAAGACAGGCTCTGATTCAATCGGCTATTGATATTTACGGAGAAGGCAGTACAGAGGTAGAGGCAACAGAAAGTGGTCTAAACCAAGTAGGCATTACGGAATAA
- a CDS encoding nucleoside hydrolase, with amino-acid sequence MKKVILFADTGIDDAMALIYALRNPDIDLLAVVSGYGNVEREKTYRNVEYILDLADRSDIPVISGSTRPLNGEDPVFFPDIHGEEGLGPIQPPIPEERYANRTNFSKLFRIIKEDDPNEITIVNVGRCTSLAIAWYLNPEVMGDIKETYVMGGAFLVPGNATAVAEANFYGDAIAANYVCQQVPDLTVIPLNATREALLTPRDVELIDARTDSPLLDIVEPILDFYYEVYQELEPGIEGTPQHDLAALVATLEIPRMFTYEKREVRVQHEESYANGLSIADFRPGTTDCSGDGCVRIATDLNRDLFANHVIEVLTNQRGRRKLRHRRQKK; translated from the coding sequence ATGAAAAAAGTGATCTTGTTCGCTGACACAGGTATAGACGATGCGATGGCCTTAATTTATGCGCTGAGGAATCCTGATATTGATTTATTAGCTGTTGTGAGCGGTTATGGAAATGTGGAACGCGAGAAAACGTATCGAAATGTGGAGTATATACTGGATCTTGCTGACCGTAGTGATATCCCGGTGATTTCCGGTTCTACGCGTCCGCTTAACGGAGAGGATCCTGTCTTTTTTCCGGATATTCATGGTGAAGAGGGGCTCGGTCCGATACAGCCGCCGATTCCCGAAGAACGTTATGCCAATCGTACAAACTTTAGTAAGTTGTTTCGAATCATTAAAGAGGACGACCCAAATGAAATTACGATCGTAAATGTTGGTCGTTGTACATCTCTGGCCATAGCCTGGTATTTGAACCCTGAGGTGATGGGGGATATAAAGGAAACGTATGTCATGGGGGGAGCGTTTTTAGTGCCGGGCAATGCGACAGCGGTTGCGGAAGCAAACTTTTATGGGGATGCGATCGCGGCAAATTATGTATGTCAGCAAGTACCTGATTTAACCGTTATCCCATTGAATGCAACGAGAGAGGCTCTGCTGACGCCAAGGGATGTAGAATTAATCGATGCCCGCACAGACTCACCACTGCTCGATATCGTCGAGCCTATCCTTGATTTTTATTATGAAGTGTATCAAGAACTGGAACCTGGTATTGAAGGGACGCCACAGCACGATCTCGCTGCCTTAGTGGCCACTCTAGAGATCCCGAGAATGTTCACGTACGAAAAGAGAGAAGTCCGGGTGCAGCATGAGGAAAGCTACGCGAATGGATTGAGCATTGCTGATTTTCGCCCTGGAACAACGGATTGTTCAGGTGATGGCTGTGTTCGCATTGCCACAGATTTAAATCGTGACCTTTTTGCTAATCATGTCATCGAAGTGTTGACGAACCAGAGGGGACGACGGAAACTTAGGCACAGAAGGCAAAAAAAATAA
- a CDS encoding putative holin-like toxin: MSPFEAISLMLSFGMLIAVIIHRKQ; this comes from the coding sequence GTGAGTCCGTTTGAAGCGATAAGCCTCATGTTGAGCTTTGGAATGCTGATAGCGGTAATAATCCACAGAAAGCAATAA
- the rfbA gene encoding glucose-1-phosphate thymidylyltransferase RfbA — protein MKGIILAGGSGTRLSPSTNCINKHLLTVYDKPMVYYPLSNLMLAGIKEILIISTPEDVPRFEKLLGDGSALGLSIEYKAQEEPNGIPEAFIVGEDFIGNDDVTLILGDNIFYGQGLTNILRKAVRNHKGATVFGYRVKDPGRFGVVEFDDHQKVVSLEEKPDDPKSDFAVTGLYVYDNHVIKMAKKLNFSARGELEITDVNKKYLEKGQLDVELLGRGFAWLDAGTHESLFESSEFIKNIEKRQGFKIACIEEIAYYMGYISKERLYETGETMKKNEYGQYLMEIANRKHVQQYWDQIDQNPVLGLIENE, from the coding sequence ATGAAAGGGATCATTTTAGCTGGAGGAAGTGGAACGAGACTGTCTCCAAGTACAAACTGTATTAATAAACATTTACTAACGGTGTACGATAAGCCGATGGTGTACTATCCGTTATCGAATTTAATGTTAGCCGGCATCAAGGAGATTCTGATTATCAGTACCCCCGAGGATGTTCCGCGTTTTGAGAAGCTGTTAGGCGACGGTTCTGCGCTTGGACTCTCAATCGAGTATAAAGCGCAGGAAGAGCCGAATGGGATTCCTGAAGCCTTTATCGTCGGGGAAGATTTTATCGGAAATGATGACGTTACGCTGATTTTAGGTGACAACATTTTCTATGGTCAAGGCTTGACGAACATCTTGAGAAAAGCTGTCCGCAACCATAAAGGGGCCACCGTTTTTGGTTATCGTGTCAAGGACCCGGGCCGATTTGGAGTGGTGGAGTTCGATGATCATCAGAAGGTCGTCTCTCTTGAGGAGAAGCCTGATGATCCGAAGTCCGATTTCGCGGTTACAGGGTTATACGTGTATGATAACCACGTGATCAAGATGGCGAAGAAGCTTAATTTCTCTGCTCGAGGCGAGCTTGAAATCACCGATGTGAATAAAAAATATTTGGAAAAAGGCCAACTCGATGTCGAGCTGCTGGGAAGAGGGTTTGCCTGGCTTGATGCAGGGACACATGAATCGTTATTTGAGTCTTCGGAGTTTATTAAAAATATTGAAAAGCGACAAGGGTTTAAAATCGCTTGCATCGAAGAAATTGCTTACTATATGGGTTACATTTCTAAGGAACGTTTGTATGAAACAGGCGAGACTATGAAAAAGAACGAGTATGGCCAATACTTGATGGAGATTGCCAATCGCAAACATGTGCAGCAGTATTGGGACCAGATTGACCAGAATCCGGTGTTAGGACTGATTGAGAATGAGTAA